A stretch of Pseudomonas sp. 7SR1 DNA encodes these proteins:
- a CDS encoding sugar ABC transporter substrate-binding protein, which produces MKIKTRIASLALSLMFASGAALADLKIGVSMSQFDDTWLTYLRESMDKKAKSMPDGVTLQFEDARSDVVKQLSQVESFISQKVDAIIVNPVDTAATQRITKAAVAAGIPLVYVNRRPDDLKLPAGVVTVASDDLEAGRMQMQYLAQKMGGKGNIVILLGDLANNSTTNRTKGVKEVLAKYPDIKIEQEQTGTWLRDKGMTLVNDWLTQGREFQAVVANNDEMAIGASMALKQAGQKKGSVLIAGVDGTPDGLNAIKKGDMAVSVFQDAKGQADGSIDTAVKMVKKQAVEPAVWVPYRLITPENVAQFK; this is translated from the coding sequence ATGAAGATCAAGACCCGTATCGCCTCGCTGGCCCTGTCGTTGATGTTCGCCAGCGGTGCTGCCCTGGCGGACCTGAAGATCGGCGTCAGCATGTCGCAGTTCGATGACACCTGGCTGACCTACCTGCGCGAATCCATGGACAAGAAAGCCAAGTCCATGCCGGACGGCGTCACGTTGCAATTCGAGGACGCCCGCAGCGATGTGGTCAAGCAACTGAGCCAGGTGGAAAGCTTCATCAGCCAGAAGGTCGACGCCATCATCGTCAACCCGGTGGACACCGCCGCGACCCAGCGCATCACCAAGGCCGCCGTGGCCGCGGGCATTCCCCTGGTCTACGTCAATCGTCGGCCCGATGACCTGAAATTGCCGGCGGGCGTGGTGACCGTCGCCTCCGACGACCTGGAAGCCGGGCGGATGCAGATGCAGTACCTGGCGCAAAAGATGGGCGGCAAGGGCAATATCGTGATCCTGCTGGGAGACCTGGCCAACAACTCCACCACCAACCGTACCAAGGGCGTCAAGGAAGTACTGGCCAAATACCCCGATATCAAGATCGAGCAGGAACAGACCGGGACCTGGTTGCGCGACAAGGGCATGACCCTGGTCAACGACTGGCTGACCCAGGGGCGCGAGTTCCAGGCGGTGGTGGCCAACAACGATGAGATGGCCATTGGCGCCTCGATGGCCCTGAAACAGGCCGGCCAGAAAAAAGGCAGCGTTTTGATCGCCGGGGTCGATGGCACGCCGGACGGCTTGAACGCCATCAAGAAGGGCGACATGGCGGTCTCGGTGTTCCAGGACGCCAAGGGCCAGGCGGATGGCTCCATCGATACAGCCGTGAAAATGGTCAAGAAACAAGCGGTGGAGCCGGCGGTGTGGGTGCCGTATCGCCTGATCACCCCGGAAAACGTCGCCCAGTTCAAGTGA
- a CDS encoding sugar ABC transporter ATP-binding protein produces the protein MFASATASSAPAMTVQPGTLPDEPYLLEVVNVSKGFPGVVALSDVQLRVRPGSVLALMGENGAGKSTLMKIIAGIYQPDAGELRLRGKPVAFDTPLAALQAGIAMIHQELNLMPHMSIAENIWIGREQLNGLHMIDHGEMHRCTARLLERLRINLDPEEQVGNLSIAERQMVEIAKAVSYDSDILIMDEPTSAITETEVAHLFSIIADLKSQGKGIIYITHKMNEVFAIADEVAVFRDGAYIGLQRADSMDGDSLISMMVGRELSQLFPERETPIGEQVLAVRDLSLDGVFKGVSFDLHAGEILGIAGLMGSGRTNVAEAIFGVTPATGGQILLDGQPVRISDPHMAIEKGFALLTEDRKLSGLFPCLSVLENMEMAVLPHYVGNGFIQQKALRALCEDMCKKLRVKTPSLEQCIDTLSGGNQQKALLARWLMTNPRILILDEPTRGIDVGAKAEIYRLIAFLASEGMAVIMISSELPEVLGMSDRVLVMHEGDQMGILDRSEATQERVMQLASGLSAVH, from the coding sequence ATGTTCGCCTCAGCGACTGCTTCGAGCGCCCCGGCAATGACTGTCCAGCCGGGCACACTACCTGACGAACCCTACCTGTTGGAGGTCGTCAATGTCAGCAAGGGGTTCCCTGGCGTGGTGGCCCTGTCCGACGTGCAATTGCGGGTACGTCCCGGTTCCGTGCTGGCCCTGATGGGGGAAAACGGCGCGGGCAAGTCCACCCTGATGAAGATCATCGCCGGCATCTACCAGCCGGATGCCGGTGAATTGCGCCTGCGAGGCAAGCCGGTGGCGTTCGACACGCCCCTGGCCGCGTTGCAGGCCGGCATCGCGATGATCCACCAGGAGTTGAACCTGATGCCCCACATGAGCATCGCCGAAAACATCTGGATCGGCCGCGAACAGCTCAACGGCCTGCACATGATCGATCACGGGGAAATGCACCGCTGCACCGCCAGGTTGCTGGAGCGCCTGCGCATCAACCTCGATCCCGAGGAACAGGTAGGCAACCTCAGCATTGCCGAGCGGCAGATGGTGGAAATCGCCAAGGCCGTGTCCTACGACTCCGACATTCTCATCATGGATGAACCGACCTCGGCCATCACCGAAACGGAAGTTGCCCATCTGTTTTCCATCATTGCCGACCTCAAGTCCCAGGGCAAAGGCATCATCTACATCACCCACAAGATGAACGAAGTGTTTGCCATCGCCGACGAGGTGGCGGTGTTCCGCGATGGTGCCTACATCGGCCTGCAACGGGCCGACAGCATGGATGGCGACAGCCTGATTTCGATGATGGTCGGGCGTGAGTTGAGCCAGCTTTTCCCGGAGCGGGAAACGCCCATCGGCGAACAGGTCCTGGCGGTACGCGACCTGAGCCTGGACGGTGTCTTCAAGGGGGTGTCCTTCGACCTGCATGCCGGGGAGATCCTGGGGATCGCCGGGTTGATGGGGTCGGGGCGGACCAATGTGGCCGAGGCGATCTTTGGCGTGACCCCGGCGACCGGCGGCCAGATTCTGCTCGACGGCCAACCGGTGCGCATCAGTGACCCGCACATGGCCATCGAGAAAGGTTTTGCGCTGTTGACCGAGGACCGCAAACTCAGTGGGCTGTTCCCGTGCCTGTCGGTACTGGAAAACATGGAAATGGCGGTGTTGCCCCATTACGTCGGCAACGGCTTCATCCAGCAGAAGGCCCTGCGAGCCCTGTGCGAAGACATGTGCAAGAAACTCAGGGTCAAGACCCCTTCCCTGGAGCAGTGCATCGACACCCTGTCCGGCGGCAACCAGCAGAAAGCGCTGCTGGCCCGCTGGCTGATGACCAACCCACGCATCCTGATCCTCGATGAGCCGACCCGGGGCATCGACGTCGGCGCCAAGGCCGAGATCTACCGGCTGATTGCCTTCCTCGCCAGCGAGGGCATGGCGGTGATCATGATTTCTTCGGAGCTGCCTGAGGTGCTGGGCATGAGCGACCGGGTGCTGGTCATGCACGAGGGCGACCAGATGGGCATCCTCGACCGCAGCGAAGCGACCCAGGAACGGGTCATGCAACTGGCCTCGGGTTTGTCCGCGGTCCACTAG
- a CDS encoding Gfo/Idh/MocA family protein has translation MRIGLVGYGKGGRFFHAPLISSLPGATFVGVVTRSVERRQQLASDYPHVQAFDTLAELVAAGIDAVVVSTPLDGRPAVVMEAIELGVAVVSDKPFARDAAQAEAMVVAAERCNVPLCVYQNRRWDSDYLTLRKLLASGALGQVIRFESSVERYSPTSVGKGSGGGFLRDLGSHLVDQALQLFGPVTRVYAELDYRQPGQVFDNGFFVSLTHANGVVSHLSGNCLQNAPRPRFRVSGSEGSYTVEGLDGQEALALAGLSPATEGERWGTEEHRRWGWFEQGGERERVASERGCWIEFYQRLQLALQGAGPLPVQARDAWATTSILDAARQSAEGGEVQVLPTPVGHGIKDE, from the coding sequence ATGCGAATCGGACTAGTCGGCTACGGCAAGGGTGGGCGGTTTTTTCACGCGCCGCTGATCAGCAGCCTGCCGGGGGCTACGTTCGTCGGCGTGGTGACCCGGTCCGTCGAGCGACGCCAGCAGTTGGCGAGTGATTACCCACACGTCCAGGCTTTTGACACCCTCGCCGAACTGGTGGCGGCGGGCATCGACGCGGTGGTGGTGTCCACGCCTTTGGACGGCCGCCCGGCGGTGGTGATGGAGGCGATTGAACTCGGTGTGGCGGTGGTCAGCGACAAACCTTTTGCCCGGGACGCCGCGCAGGCCGAGGCAATGGTGGTGGCGGCCGAGCGGTGCAATGTGCCGCTCTGTGTTTACCAGAACCGTCGCTGGGATTCGGATTACCTGACCCTGCGCAAACTGCTGGCGTCCGGAGCCTTGGGGCAGGTCATTCGTTTCGAGTCCAGTGTCGAGCGCTATTCACCGACATCGGTTGGCAAAGGCAGCGGTGGTGGTTTCCTGCGCGATCTGGGCAGCCATCTGGTGGACCAGGCGCTGCAATTGTTCGGGCCGGTGACCAGGGTCTACGCCGAGCTGGACTACCGCCAGCCAGGCCAGGTATTCGACAACGGCTTCTTTGTGTCCCTGACCCATGCCAACGGCGTGGTTTCCCACCTGAGCGGCAACTGCCTGCAAAACGCACCGCGGCCGCGCTTTCGGGTCAGCGGCAGCGAGGGCAGTTATACCGTCGAAGGCCTCGATGGCCAGGAAGCCCTGGCGCTTGCCGGGTTGAGCCCGGCGACGGAGGGGGAACGCTGGGGTACCGAGGAACATCGACGCTGGGGGTGGTTCGAACAGGGTGGCGAGCGCGAGCGCGTGGCATCGGAGCGGGGTTGCTGGATCGAGTTCTACCAACGCCTGCAGCTCGCCTTGCAGGGCGCTGGCCCGCTGCCGGTCCAGGCCCGTGACGCCTGGGCGACGACCTCTATCCTGGACGCCGCCCGGCAGAGCGCCGAGGGGGGCGAAGTGCAGGTATTGCCCACGCCTGTCGGCCATGGAATAAAAGACGAATAA